TGTCAGAAAAATACAGCTGAGCGTTGGCAGTCTCCCACATCATGAATCCGTCGCTGAGATGCGGCTCCCCTCCGGTCCTGATCATAAGGTCAACCGAAGGCAGCTCTTTCGTATATAAACATTCTTTCACCAAATTTTTGTCTATGAGAAGCGATCCGTCCGTCCTTGCTTTCCGGACTATCGCCTTGATCGCATCAGAAATTTCCGCCGTTCCGCTGTAAGCCAGAAAGAAATTCAGATGATAATCGCCGTAATCTTTCGTCGCTTCTATCGCTTTTTCGATGGACTCCCTGACGGGCAGAGGAAACTGCTCGCGCCAGGAACCGAAAACGCTGATCTTGACCTTTTTTTCATGGATCTTTTCGTCTTTGGAGAGGCTTAAAAACTTGTCCCTGAACAGATCCAGAAGGAACTCAACCTCTTCCTTCGGTCGTTTTGCCAGATTGTCCTGCGACGAGCCCCAGAAAGAAATATGCGATACTCCAAATTCCATAGCGACCTCCAAAAGCTTTCGAAAATTCTCCGCTCCCGTCTTATGCCCGAGCCACGCTTTTAATTTATGCTTCTTCGCCCATCTCCTGTTTCCATCAGGGATGAAAGCGATGTGTTTTGGAAAACTAAGTTTTTTATTCATTATTTTTTCTGACCTAAAATTATCCTTGATCAAAACAGACAAACCACAAACACGCCTAACGGCGTTATGTTTTTATTTTCATTACTTATAATAATAATACACAAAAAATACAAAGTCAATTCAAACTGAAATATATGGCGAAAAGCACCCTTTTATTGACAATACCGGATTATAATGTTATTAAAACATCAAAGATATCATGGAGGCGATATCATTGAACGGACAAAAAAACTATTATGAAACCGCGAGCAGCCTGTTTTCGGGATTTATTGTCGCAATAATCGTGATCATCTGCTATTATGCGGCATTTAGTTTCGGCTATCTCATTTTGGGATCAAAACATTATATCGAGGTCGTAATATTGATGGTTATATTTTCGATCTCCACTGGCGCATCTTATCCCCTTCTCGCGAAAGGTTCGGCAAAAGGTCCGATCGCCATGATCGCATTTTTCCTGACGCTGTATGCCATGAGCCGTCTCATAAACATTTTCGAGATCCATCTCTTTGTGATCATAACGATCATAGCCGCAGCTTTGGTGAAGATCCTGATCTGGAGTGAGATATTGAAAAAACATTCGAGTCCGAAAAACCTATCTTAAACAAGATAGGTATTTTTATTCAAAAAATCAAAGAGATAAAGCCGTATCCGGCCGCTAACCCCGCCTACCCTTCATCTTCATTGAAATCGGTTATCACGCCCGCTTCGATCACTTTTCTGAGACACTCTTTGCAATCCTCTCCATTGGGAGAGACATGGGCGTGGATCCTTGCAAGATCATGGGAATTTATCTCGATCTTTTTTTCTTTGAAGTTCTTGATCAATTCGTCGATCTCCTCATGGCTCATTTCAAATTTAATATCTGTTTCTGTCATAAATTCTTTCATATGATTTTTATAATTAATTAAATTCCAAACTTGAGATCTCTTGGTATAATTGATCGAAAAATAATTTTTTCACGTTATCGTCGATGTCGCCATTTTCCCGGAGCATCCCCTTTCCGCGGGGCAAAATTATGAAAAATCCCTTTTCACAATTATTCTTAATAAAGGCTCTTTGTACAAATTTGTTCAGCTTCTCTGTCATTTTGTTCTCATAATAACAACTGCCCGATTTGTAATTGAATCTATCTTCGTCATCGACCATATTCACAAGATTGTTCATAATGAACGCCAGCGTTTTTTCATCTTCACCATACTTTACGTCGACATTTCCGCATTTGACCTGAACAGGAAAACGTTTTTCTCCGATTTCAACATAAAAATCAATCGCCCTGTAAACATCCTCGCTTATCGAAGCTTCTTTTATGCTTATGATCAAACCATCCTCAAAAATATCTCTCAGGGCCTCATTCTTAGAGATCATTTCCTTCAGATATTCGGAAGAGTTTTTTATCAGATTCCTTACGACTTTTTCAGCAATTGCGCCAAATTTTTGAGCATTCTGCAAATTATCCATAAGCATCTCTTCTTTGTTGAGCAAGGGCTCTATCTCGCTCTCTTTGAGATTCATATAAAAAGCTTCCCTGCTTTTCCAGTATTCGTTTATTTTCTCATCACTTCCGCCGTTTTCTTCAATTTTTTCCAGCTTTTCCACAATGTCGTGCAGGCTTTTCGCTCCCGCGAATGCCGCTTGCGTCTTTTTTTTCAAAGCATCTGACGATTCATTGTTATCGCTTTTTAGATTTTCTTTGTTGTAGCAATAAAG
This DNA window, taken from Candidatus Paceibacterota bacterium, encodes the following:
- the uppS gene encoding polyprenyl diphosphate synthase; protein product: MNKKLSFPKHIAFIPDGNRRWAKKHKLKAWLGHKTGAENFRKLLEVAMEFGVSHISFWGSSQDNLAKRPKEEVEFLLDLFRDKFLSLSKDEKIHEKKVKISVFGSWREQFPLPVRESIEKAIEATKDYGDYHLNFFLAYSGTAEISDAIKAIVRKARTDGSLLIDKNLVKECLYTKELPSVDLMIRTGGEPHLSDGFMMWETANAQLYFSDKLWPDFNKSDFKDAIIDYSKRERRFGK